tcAGCGAGAGCGTCAATCTCGGCGGCAATGCCAGTATCATGGGGAGGGATAATCTGGCATCCGTTTCCCCAGTAGACCTTGTAGCCGTTGTCAGCCGCGGGGTTGTGGGATGCGGTCACCATGACACCACAAGAGGCTCCAAGGGCATCAATGGCGAAAGGAACGATGGGTGTGTGGACAAGGCCCTTGAACAGGTACACCTTGAAGCCCTTGTTGACGAAGGCCAGGGCTGTGAGCTTGGCAAACTGTTCGGAGTTGTGCCGATGATCATGGCCAATGACCACACCCTTGGAGGTGGCGTCGGGGACTTCTCGATCTACGTAGGAGGCGAGTCCAATAGAGGCCTGCAAAACGGTCACGTCATTCATTCGCGCGAATCCAGCCTCCATTCGAGCACGAAGTCCAGCAGTTCCAAATGAGATCCGCTTGCTGAGCAGAgtctccagctgcttggtGTCATTGGCGGTCTGCAGATCCTCAATCTGCTTTCGGGTGACGGGGTTCTGGTCGAGATCAAGCCATTGCTTTACTAGAGTGGTTGTCATTTTGATAGTTGTTCTGTTGTTCGTAAGTGGAAGCTTTCAGAACGACTGCAAGGTTCGATAATGGATCGATGCATCTCCCAGGTTGTGAGTATTGAACCCAAATTTCGGCACTTCCGTAGGTCCCAAATGAAAGGGCTTAAAAGAGGGCATGGGCCTCGTAGAACCAGTGACACTCGACATCGAAGCCGACCGAGCTCTCAATCGATGTTCACTGACCTAGCCATGACGGCATTTTCTCGATTTTGTCGCTAAGCTGCAACTACTGGACCGGTACCGATTCTTGTACAACTTCACACTGAGAACTTCTTAGTCATCTCAAGAACGCACATAACTACAAGTCGCTAAttaaaaaacaaacaaacggAAACACTGTTCTCATTACGGTATCCTTGGTAACACTTCAATACAACATCTCAAGACTCAGAACCAACGATAATGCACCTCTGCTTCTTCCGTTGCCACTCTTCAATAAATCTCAGCGTCAACTGCAAGAAGactccacaaccaccaaggAACCGCAGAAAACATTAAAGTCggttacagtacatactgtgtaGATCTCTCCCCTGTCCCACTCTCACACTCACTTTAAAGTGTGCTTCACTCTGCGCGACTGAGCAAATAAGACGACCATTGCGAGCACATTTACAAGCCATGAGCAAATTAGTGCGCAAATTGAAGATTTATATATAAGCCTGACTGGCCCTTGGCCTGTGCACATTCCAGAACACATATTACACATGATACCTGCAACTGcgcttcttggccacaTTTCGACTTGACCCTGCCAAGATCACTGCACACCAACATCATCACATCATGATTGTGATACCCCCGCAAAGTAAGATTCCCTACATGTATACAAGCACATGACGATACCATTGGACCTGGTGGTGGCCCTACATTCTCTCACACACAACAGCCTGTAAGtgtctactgtacatgctgtGACATCACACACATCTCGGATTAGAACAGCAAGTGTTTCATTTTTTCATGGTCATCTATCTGAGTCATTACATACATAAATTAGAGAAGAGCAGCGGCGGCGAAAATGGCGGCACCACCGACAACAATCTGAGAAACACCAGAGATACCAGCACCGTTGgcgttggcagcagcagttccaGAAGGCTTGCCAGAAGCGGTgtggttggaggtggagtttCCACCAGCAACTGCGGagcccttcttgagctcaatGTTAGCGCAAGCAAGTCGGGAAGTGTTGGGGGCATGGATAACGACGGAGACGTTGCCGAGGAAAGCACCAATGCCGTCCTTAGTGGAAGCGTAGAGCTCGGTGTACTCAGTGTGGAAGTGGGTGGTGGAACCGTTGGCTGAGGGGATCTTGCCGTGCTTGCCGGAAAGGTCACCAACCTCACAAGTCTCTGGCTTGGAGGCGTCACACTCAGGCTTCTGACCTCGCTGGTAGGGGTCAAGGTGAGCCAAAGTGGCGGCGCAGGAGCCGTTGGCGGGAACGGGCAGGGCGTGGATGTGGTAAGGGTAGGGACCCTCGACGCCGTCGAACTTACCCTCAAGGTCGACCGAGACATCAACACCGGTTCCGTTCTTAGCAGCAGTGAAGGTGATCTTTCCCTTAACGGTTCCCTCCTTGTCAAAAACGACCTCGTAGACTTCGCCAACGGGGTTGTCGTTGATGATGGCAGCATCGCCGAGCTTGCCGGTGACACCGTCGGTGGtgttcttctgggccagaGCAGCGGCGGCCAGGGTGGAGACGACAACAGACTTGAAAAGCATTTGTGTAATGTGCGAAAGCTATGTAAGGAAAGAAAAACTAAGATGGGGGGGGCAAAGTAGGTATTTAAGTAGACAGCGACAGAACACAAAAGGACGATCGATCTTCCCAAGATGAATGTCTGTGTTCCCTTATTAGGCATGGGCGTATTATTAGACTTCCGTCTAGCCTTGGCTAAGGTACCGTGCATGGGATGCTGTACACGGAGGAGCTTACATGGTTATATTCAGGGGCGAACAGATCTGAGTAAGTAAAATAGTCACGATACTTCAGGGTGTTGGTATTTTCATCGTATTTACTAGCAGATCTCAATGAATGTGTTTTTGATAATAGTCTGTCTTGTGTGGGAACATCGATTACCACCAGATGAACCGAAATGTATGTGTAGCCTCACATCTGCATGCGTTGATTGAAAGTCTAAAGAAACGTGAAAGCAGAGAAAGAAAGGCATCGGGGTAAAAAGTGTCGGTGGGTCCGTGTATCCAAAACCATACAAGACAGCTGCGAAAGTTGGGGTTGTAGGTATATATGTCGACTCTGTAGTTGTTGTAGATAGAAGGATGACGCGATACCTTCATTACGAATACCAATTACACCCACAAACAGTGCTGTTTCTCCTGGAATGCGTTATTTTTCCTTCCTGGGAATGATTATCAGATGCGGTTGTGTTGATTTCTCGTGTGGGATGCACAATGATGCGATTGACAAccgaaaaagacaaaacGAGTGAGAAAGAATTACAAGGAAATTACGGTAGGCGCggaaagaaaaaaatcgaTCGCTAAGTTGAGAAGACGGGTAGAACGCAGATTCAATTGGCCAGATAAGACTGTTGTTTTGAAACATCCCCGCCCACCGCCGTGTAAGTGTACTCCAGATGCAGCTACAATAACACACTACCTGTTAAAACGCGAGAAACTGGAACCAATCAGTGGTGCACCTTGCTATGTGAAAGCCTCCATATTTTTTCTGCAGGCATACAAAGGGGCACACTCTTTTCGGGCGCGGGTCTTGAGACAAGCGTGCCACCAGGTACCAAACTCTCAGCGCCCCTTCTTGGCAATTGACCAGCAGAATTCATGGCTCGGCAATGCCTACAGCCGTTGTTGGGGACCGTTCTCAAGAGTGACAGAGATGTAGTTCGCGGGGGTTCGAAAATAGCTCTAAAGGTTCCTGACCTTGGTGGCCCTAATGACCATTGCATTAAAGAGAAGGCCGAGGATCTACTCGTAGCTTTCAGGGCAGGTGAAAAAGCCAACCTCCACGGTTTGCATTTAATCAGATAAATCAACATTAGAAAGATCAGCAGGAAGCGTGTACTAGGGTCCAAACTTTGCGAGGAAGCGTTTTTATTGGGTCAAAACTGTTACCTCCACAGATTGAAGATCTCGGCTCTTCGGACTGCAGTTAACGCGACATGATTTTTAGAACTTCACTGTTACTTGTAGCGTATTGTTGGTACTGCAACAATGTTCCGAGACTGATGCAAACCGCTGGAACCAGCAGGCCTAACGTAGTGTGACTCATGGCAGGATTTCCTCAATTGAAGatctacgagtacgagctcCGTCCAAGGTTCCGATGGAGTCTCAGTTTGTTCAGCGGAAGCGAGAAACGAGGAAACGAGCAGCAAGCAACAAACGCTCACAGCTCTCGAGCATACTGGCGCATGTGCCGTGTATACGGGGAGAGTCGCATATAAGGGGTCTGATGCAACGCCAAATGAGAATTCTTACAAGAATGCGTTGACGTCAAAAGCGCTGcccacctacaagtagtccaTGGACAAAGGTCTGGACACTGCGGTTCACGGTGGCTAATATTATGGCTTTCACACCAGCTTGTGCAATGACTGTTTACCTCACGGTTTGAGTCTGAGTCAATGGTTAGAGGAATACGGCGGCAAACCCTCCCCCTCGGCATGAGCCTGAGGGGAACAAGAGATAGGCAGTCATAAACCCAGCCTTGTGTCAAAACATCAACTATAAGAACCGGTTTTTTCCTTGGCCGATGTTCCTGGGTTGCTACAAGACGGAGAATAGCAGGTTATATGGCTATACACTAACAAGAGCGTCTCTTTAACGCTTCAATCTTATGCAGTGTCGAAACTGTTCCTTGATGACGATCCTCGGAGGAGGCAACAAGCGCCTATGGGTCGTTACCCGGACGCGagcactcgtacaataccagcacatactgtaaaCGACACTCTAACTTTCGAGAGACCGAGCTTTTGGCTTCCAGTTACCCGGACCACCTGCACACGTACACACGGTGTGTGGGTGGTTTTGGAGTTACCGATCATAGCCGGGCCGTGGAATATAAAGCAGGTTGTCTTACCAGAATGAGGGACGGCTTGAAAGGTGGGTAAACGAAAGTTTTAGACAGCGACACAAGAGGTGGAGGTCTGCGTTTTATAAAACAAAGGAAAGGAGGCATGGATCCACTGTTTTGATACCTTATCAGGGCGACTAAGAGATTATCCAGATATGAGCACCTCTGCTATTGCGCCTCCACCTTTCTGACGTGCGCTATCACGGTCGTATCGCTCTAGCCAAGCTCGTTTGGACAACTCCGATATCGCCAGTGGAGACATCTAAGCTTTGTCAGGGCCTTCCGCGCTTTTTACACAGGACTCGGCTTTAAATGTCATGTgatgtacgatacagtatTTTTAGGTAGACATTGGAGATGCGAGCACAACGGTATATGttggctacttgtagtggtgTCAGCCCTGGCATTCCTCCTTTAAAGCTCACTTATCACGGCTCCCATGTATGCTGTACCTCGGCATGCTTACAAATTTGCCACATGTTAGTAATATATCCTTACGGTGAACGTTGTCAGAGGTGACTAATTGACCCATTCTGCCGCTTAGCTGTAGGTGTTCTCGAACATTCATCTAATGGCGTGATAAACTCAACTGACCAAATGGTGACTGAGGGGATGTAATAACAAGAGACGCTTACTGATCCgcaatatatatatgtgACACCACATATTTTCTCCTTCGTCGTCAAGACCACACTTGTCTCATCACAGATCAGCATTTAGAGTGGATAACGACGCAGAGAAAGACCCCCACCAAGCGGTAGACTGTTGTCCCAACGCAGCATCTGAAAAATAACCGTAACCGCGCTTTCCCATATCACCTAATCCAACCCCAGATTCCGCAGGATCAGACATTACAACTTACTCAACACCACCGCGAAACACTCGAGGACTAAGAAACAGGCCCAGCATCACCGGCACTACCGAAATATTCCTGGAATCGGCGCTAGATTGTGATACTCCATCTCAAATTACTCGACTCACTTGCCAAGCCACCGACTCGGACTATACTCCACACTTCGGCAGTTGAACGGCATAACCCCCGAAATCAAAATCAGCAAGAATACTGCTGATAATTACAGAGACTACTTTCCTGCATACACCTCATGAGCAAGCCTATTGATATTCCCGATACCTCCGAAGAGGTGTCGCAGATCGATCTCGTTTCGCCCACTTTCACGCCAACGGAGTCTCAGGTGGGAACCCCCGACGCTATCCCCGtcacagaagaagagtcgGGAGCACCAGTACTCAAGCTCTCGGCCACACTCCCAGAGGTCGAGTGTCTGGTGCGAGCCAGAAtccccaccaccaacgGAACCGAGATCTTCCTTCATCTGTACACCAACAAtgtcgacaagaaggaacATCTGGCTATTGTTTTCGGAAACCACATCAGATCAAAGTCTTTGGACCGGCCACGAGAAGGCGAGACTGAGATGGACAGAATGACCCGAGGGGCTTACACAGGCCGACTCTTCCCTGGAAGACAGTCTTCCAAGGAAGGAGTCCCCTCCACCCGAACCCCAGAGCCCGCTTCCAAGGCTCCAGACACGACCCTGGTGCGAATCCACTCCGAGTGCTACACTGGTGAGACAGCCTGGTCTGCCCGGTGTGACTGTGGAGAGCAGCTTGACGAGGCAGCCAGGCTTATGGGAAACAAAAACTCCGGTGTCATTGTCTACCTGCGACAGGAGGGACGAGGAATCGGTCTGGgggagaagctcaaggcATACAACTTGCAGGATCTCGGTGCTGACACTGTACAGGCCAACCTGATGCTCAAACATCCCGCTGATGGTCGAGACTTTGGCCTGGCAACTGCTATTCTGCAGGATCTGGACCAGACTAAGATCCAGCTGCTCACCAATAACCCCGACAAGATTGCCGCAGTTGAGGGACCTAACAAGGAGGTCACCGTGGTGGAACGTGTACCCATGGTTCCTCTGGCCTGGAAggacaagtccaagggTATTCACAGCGACGAGGTGGACGGCTACCTCCGGACCAAGATTGAGCGTATGGGACATCTTCTCAGCGAACCCATGGCAAAATAAGACTGTTTGTACTATATGTTTCCAGTCGTTCCTAAGCATGAATAATTTTGCATATGTTCATCGTGCAAGCTACAGTAGGAACGGCTCAAGAATAACGAAGGATGTTTCAAGTCACCTGTTTGTGATGGGATCATCGTAGTTATGTATTTAAGATGATGACAATGACTGTAATGGGTGGGTAATAGAGTAAGTCGTTCTTGTAGAGTAGTTGTTTGTATTGTAGAAATGGTTAATAGAGACCATCAAGTGAACCTGTGAACCAGGCTTTATGCGATTCATACTGCAGTGAACCACATGGGAGGCGTGACGGATACTTTCTACTTGAGACTCTTTAGACgtgcaaaaaaacataacACAGTAATTTCACAATTCGGCGCATCCTACGAGTAATACACTTGTATATATTCgtacaatgtacagtacatactgtacagtatgtatacTGTGCCCAGTGGCTACCCGTTGTCACCTCCTACAAAGTCTGGTCTGAAACACAATCCATCCCATCCATGCATCCTTGTAATTATGCAGAAAGGCGGGGCAATAACACTTTCGCATGTGATTAAAAGGGTATGGTCAAGGCAAAGCGTCATCGCAATCTCCAATCACCTCAATCATATTCCTACTCTGTATACTCTATCACACCCTCTATGAATAGACACTCTTTACGGCGCTTGGAGTGCATGTAGTCTATCTCCGCTCTTTCTAAGTCAGCATCGGTGATATCGGAGAATTGGTTGATAGCAACTTCCGCAAGGAACAGATTCAAAACAGACGACTGCGCAAtttatactgtagctatCCACTTCCAAAGGGCTTCAACCTGTGGCTCCCGTATATGGGTTGTCATGGTCTTCAATGGTTTACCAACCCCAGCAACTCACTGTAACTACTTTACAGTAAGTGTTAGTTCTGAACCGGTACGGGCTGTGGGGAGGGTCACGAGAGAATGCCATTTTTTGCTTTGTCTAACTATTACAAATGCTCCTAATTCTCCAGGAGATAAGGGGGGTCTAGGCCACGCAGTTAAGACGCTGCCACCGGTTGTTTTTGCCAGGCAACAGTGGCCCGCAGCTCTCGGTTCGGGTAGCTGCACAGTGCCGTTATTCGCCGCTCGTATTCATTAATAATACGAGGTCTGCAGGCAAGTTGAACCGATGTTTTGGGGGTTTAGGAGGGCCACTTGACCCTTTAACCCTTGCTCTGAGCATTTAGCctgctctctctctcccaATGCAATGCTTACAGTTGTGAAGCCTATTTCGTGGCGGACCCTTAACACAGTACCGCCAGCCGCATCTATAAAGAGAACCATCAGTGCTCTTCAATTCCACCTCAGACACCCCAGTCTTCCTTTCAATCGACTTCgaacaacacacacaatgtccgCCGAGAAAACCAATACCGCTTTCTACAACCTCGCTCCACTCGACAAGAACGGAGAGCCTTTCCCCttcaagcagcttgaggGCAAGGTCGTGCTCATCGTGAACGTCGCCTCCAAGTGTGGCTTTACTCCCCAATACAAGGGCCTTGAGGAGGTCTACCAGAAGTACAAGGATCAGGGATTCACCATCATCGGCTTCCCCTGCAACCAGTTTGGTGGCCAAGAGCCTGGTTCCGCTGACgagatctcctccttctgtcAGCTGAACTACGGCGTCACTTTCCCCGTTCTTCAGAAGATCAACGTCAACGGCAACGACGCCGACCCCGTCTACGTCTACCTGAAGGAGCAGAAGGCTGGTCTGCTGGGCTTCCGAGGAATCAAGTGGAACTTTGAGAAGTTCCTGGTTGATAAGCACGGTAACGTCGTCGACCGATATGCTTCCCTCAAGACCCCCGCCGGCCTCGAATCCACCATCGAGACCCTCCTCAAAAAGCCCTAAGCGTGCTGAGGCTCTACAATCGCAAGAGGACTCGTGTTCGATCCGTGTGTCACATACATAGCAACTAATCAAGTAATTTAACACTATCATTTGTAACCGTTGAAGGGTGTAGACAGAAGCCGGATATCCCTCAGCTACATACTACTCGTAGAAGTAGGAGTctcaagtacttgtacttatagATAAATACTCGTgctttttctctttttcacTCATTGCAACATTCCCTCGTATCacttgctacaagtacaggtacttCCTGCTATGGTCACACCATTCATTTATTGGGTTTAGCGCCAGGGCAGCACCGTTGGGTTGCATGGTATTAGTATTAATATATTCAGAGGCTATCACCGAGAACGGTAGCAACAAAAACATAACGAGGAATTTATTCCCTGCAACCTATCCTGCAACCTACCCAAAGGCATTCTAATTTAAATACATTCATACATATAATATACCCGTCGCATGCCCTacgccttcttcttcttggcagaCTTTTTGGGAGTCTCGACGTCGGGGGTGGAAGACGATTTTCGCTTCTCGCCAGCACCATCGTACTCTTTACCAACGTAAGAAAGCAGAGTCTGGCCTCGTCGCGCAAGCTCTGCAGGAGTCCTCGACAGGAAGAACCAGTCGAATCGGAACACGGGTGATGCTCGAATGGCGTCTCGGATCATCTCATAAACACCCTCAGTCTCAAGGCCGTACCTGTAGAGTTGAACCAGAATATACCGatcctcgtcctcagagTAGATTTTCTTCTGGCCTGCAGGGTAGACAATGACCATCTGCTGTAGAGGGGCCTCATAGCCCTCCACCTTTCGGGTTAGAAGAGTGTTTTGATggttctgcttcttggccttgtcctCACCTGCCTCGATCTGCTGAATGTATCTGTCAAAGCCGTTGATCTCAGTGTATCGTTGCCAGAACACGCCAGCGTACTTCTTGATATCGGCTTGGGTCTTGTCCTCGAACTCTGTGGCAATGGCAGCAAAGTTGTTTCGACCATGACGCGCCGAAGCCTGGATGAAATTTGTGAAATCTCGTCGGTTCCAGTTGGAGAAACCCTTAGTGGACAGGTCtaccttctcctcctcttcctcctcggtgaGAGGCTCGGCGTTGTCAatctcctgctgctcaagatcTCGCTCGCTCTCTCGCATCTCaagctcttcttcagctccaTCGGGAAGAGGCACCTTGTAACCAATTTGCTTTCGGTAGTAAGaagtctccttctcctgaaTGTCGATAAGTCGCTGGGGGTAGAACTGATGGTCCTGGATGTTCAGCTGCTTGGGGGCCTTGGGGGCCTTGGGCGCAGCGTTCTTGCCCGCAGCAGCGCCCTGGTTAAGCATTTCTCGGTAGTACGAGTCGATGGAGTAGTTTTCCTTTCGCTCACGCTTGTTGGGTGCAATCCACACGAAGGGCTTGTTAGTCTTGCtggtgtccttcttcttgaaaTCCTCTCCGTTCCATTCGTAGGCAGAATCGGAAGTGAACTTTTGCAGAtcatcaagaccaagagAGTCGTAACGGGAGTTGAGCTCCATAGTCTTCTGCTGGCCTcgcttgagaatgtcgtcAATATCAAGatcagcctcctcctgttcctcGCCCTTTCCTCGGTTGAACACCTTCTCGGCACCAAATTGAATCATATTAAGCAGATCATCCTTGTTCTGggcgttgttgttgacTTTGGATTGCGATCGGCCTTGCTGAATAACCAGCTTGTCCAGACGCAGCTTCTGTGTAGCTCGCTCGAtgaccttctcctcgacagCGTTTTCAGTAATGAATCGGTAGACATAAACCTGCTTGGTTTGTCCAATTCGATGAGCTCGATCCATGGCCTGAAGATCAGCTTGAGGGTTCCAGTCAGAGTCGTAAAGGACAACTTGGTCGGCAGTAGTCAAATTGATACCGAGACCACCAGCTCGAGTTGTCAGCAAGAACACAAACTTCTCGGATCCCTCCTTGTTGTAGGCATCAATGGCGTTGATTCGGTCCTCATGC
This genomic interval from Yarrowia lipolytica chromosome 1E, complete sequence contains the following:
- a CDS encoding uncharacterized protein (Compare to YALI0E02266g, weakly similar to uniprot|Q9P3Q3 Neurospora crassa B24P7.320 Related to cytosolic Cu/Zn superoxide dismutase) translates to MLFKSVVVSTLAAAALAQKNTTDGVTGKLGDAAIINDNPVGEVYEVVFDKEGTVKGKITFTAAKNGTGVDVSVDLEGKFDGVEGPYPYHIHALPVPANGSCAATLAHLDPYQRGQKPECDASKPETCEVGDLSGKHGKIPSANGSTTHFHTEYTELYASTKDGIGAFLGNVSVVIHAPNTSRLACANIELKKGSAVAGGNSTSNHTASGKPSGTAAANANGAGISGVSQIVVGGAAIFAAAALL
- a CDS encoding uncharacterized protein (Compare to YALI0E02288g, similar to Saccharomyces cerevisiae RIB1 (YBL033C); ancestral locus Anc_3.319, similar to uniprot|P38066 Saccharomyces cerevisiae YBL033c RIB1 GTP cyclohydrolase II), whose translation is MSKPIDIPDTSEEVSQIDLVSPTFTPTESQVGTPDAIPVTEEESGAPVLKLSATLPEVECLVRARIPTTNGTEIFLHLYTNNVDKKEHLAIVFGNHIRSKSLDRPREGETEMDRMTRGAYTGRLFPGRQSSKEGVPSTRTPEPASKAPDTTLVRIHSECYTGETAWSARCDCGEQLDEAARLMGNKNSGVIVYLRQEGRGIGLGEKLKAYNLQDLGADTVQANLMLKHPADGRDFGLATAILQDLDQTKIQLLTNNPDKIAAVEGPNKEVTVVERVPMVPLAWKDKSKGIHSDEVDGYLRTKIERMGHLLSEPMAK
- a CDS encoding uncharacterized protein (Compare to YALI0E02310g, highly similar to uniprot|P40581 Saccharomyces cerevisiae YIR037w HYR1 glutathione peroxidase); its protein translation is MLTVVKPISWRTLNTVPPAASIKRTISALQFHLRHPSLPFNRLRTTHTMSAEKTNTAFYNLAPLDKNGEPFPFKQLEGKVVLIVNVASKCGFTPQYKGLEEVYQKYKDQGFTIIGFPCNQFGGQEPGSADEISSFCQLNYGVTFPVLQKINVNGNDADPVYVYLKEQKAGLLGFRGIKWNFEKFLVDKHGNVVDRYASLKTPAGLESTIETLLKKP
- a CDS encoding uncharacterized protein (Compare to YALI0E02332g, similar to DEHA0C09174g Debaryomyces hansenii and uniprot|Q08773 Saccharomyces cerevisiae YOR304w ISW2), with protein sequence MSGPAPIDLDKSNPGSSMVSTVTTPNRDTPPVQLSTEDLLNIRSGYLLPDKGLGKPKQKSIPELVKKIKHLYGLSDVFEYFLKSKGESDPNYRKAMEQAKEELGLNKTTEKPTGGARHRKTEKEEDAELMQGEEEAENSVETVFETSPGYIQGTLREYQVQGLNWMVSLYEHGLSGILADEMGLGKTLQTISFLGYLRYFRGIPGPHLVCVPKSTLDNWAREFAKWTPEVNVLVLQGDKEGRAQLIQDRLLTCDFDVCITSYEMVLREKGYLRRFAWQYIVIDEAHRIKNEESSLSQIIRLFHTENRLLITGTPLQNNLHELWALLNYILPDVFQDSAAFDAWFGEDQSGDQDAAVNQLHKILRPFLLRRVKADVEKSLLPKKEINLYVGMSDMQVKWYQKILEKDIDAVNGQIGKREGKTRLLNIVMQLRKCCNHPYLFEGAEPGPPYTTDEHLVYNAGKMVILDKLLKRIQEQGSRVLIFSQMSRVLDILEDYCLFRGYKYCRIDGQTAHEDRINAIDAYNKEGSEKFVFLLTTRAGGLGINLTTADQVVLYDSDWNPQADLQAMDRAHRIGQTKQVYVYRFITENAVEEKVIERATQKLRLDKLVIQQGRSQSKVNNNAQNKDDLLNMIQFGAEKVFNRGKGEEQEEADLDIDDILKRGQQKTMELNSRYDSLGLDDLQKFTSDSAYEWNGEDFKKKDTSKTNKPFVWIAPNKRERKENYSIDSYYREMLNQGAAAGKNAAPKAPKAPKQLNIQDHQFYPQRLIDIQEKETSYYRKQIGYKVPLPDGAEEELEMRESERDLEQQEIDNAEPLTEEEEEEKVDLSTKGFSNWNRRDFTNFIQASARHGRNNFAAIATEFEDKTQADIKKYAGVFWQRYTEINGFDRYIQQIEAGEDKAKKQNHQNTLLTRKVEGYEAPLQQMVIVYPAGQKKIYSEDEDRYILVQLYRYGLETEGVYEMIRDAIRASPVFRFDWFFLSRTPAELARRGQTLLSYVGKEYDGAGEKRKSSSTPDVETPKKSAKKKKA